From Cinclus cinclus chromosome 26, bCinCin1.1, whole genome shotgun sequence, one genomic window encodes:
- the PIGV gene encoding GPI mannosyltransferase 2 isoform X1 — MELWSRADPQLREVVWFSLRCRALALLLQAVFNLLIPDHAADAFSPPRLGARSPWDELLERLLGGLARWDSEHFLFIAEHGYLLEHNCAFLPLFPLSLRLLAGLLPWPVQLQPRSRLLLSAVLLNALLAALAAAALLGLGRAVLRNRSQAFLAALLFSVSPAGVFMAAAYSESMFACLAFGAMWQLEKGQGWLSGLLFSLASGARANGLVNAGFFLYSRAKLFARQLQGGSTPLRKLPLLWKQVLGLASSAALMCAGIFLPFALFQYYAYLKFCGPGTGLAQGVPEPLLQLARDKGYRVAGMDGAEPPWCSQRFPVVYSYIQDTYWNVGFLRYFELRQIPNFLLALPVTLLGLWASWAYVSTNPWHCLTLGLERSKSEERGKASDGFCGPAAFVYVVHGTALLVFGFSCMHVQVLTRFLGSSSPILYWFSAHLLQEHEPLLWSTGTDNPKSGKPLLGKSPRSCGKGTSDNPVVRLLLNWRLITPLSKSILGFFLGYWLLGLILHCNFFPWT; from the exons ATGGAGCTGTGGAGCAGGGCAGACCCCCAGCTCCGGGAGGTTGTGTGGTTTTCCCTGCGCTGCCgggccctggcactgctgctgcag GCCGTGTTTAACCTGCTGATCCCGGACCACGCTGCCGACGCCTTCTCCCCTCCTCGCCTGGGTGCTCGGAGCCCTTGGGATGAGCTGCTGGAGCGGCTGCTGGGCGGGCTGGCCCGCTGGGACAGCGAGCATTTCCTGTTCATCGCTGAGCACGGCTACCTGCTGGAACACAACTGCGCCTTCCTGCCGCTGTTCCCGCTCAGCCTGCGGCTCCTGGCCGGGCTGCTGCCGTGGCCggtgcagctgcagccccgCAGCCGCCTGCTGCTCTCAGCCGTGCTGCTCAACGCGCTGCTGGCGGCGTTGGCGGCCGCCgcgctgctggggctgggccgggccgtGCTGCGGAACCGGAGCCAGGCTTTCCTGGCCGCCCTGCTCTTCTCGGTCAGCCCCGCCGGAGTGTTCATGGCGGCCGCCTACTCGGAGAGCATGTTCGCCTGCCTGGCCTTCGGCGCCATGTggcagctggagaaggggcagggctggctcagTGGGCTGCTCTTCTCCCTGGCTTCTGGTGCCCGTGCCAACGGGCTCGTCAACGCTGGTTTCTTCCTCTACTCGCGCGCCAAGCTCTTTGCCCGCCAGCTGCAGGGGGGATCGACGCCCCTAAGGAAGCTGCCCTTGTTGTGGAAGCAGGTCCTCGGCCTGGCATCTTCAGCAGCCCTGATGTGTGCTgggatttttctgcctttcGCTTTGTTTCAGTACTATGCCTACTTGAAGTTctgtggccctggcacaggcctGGCTCAGGGCGTTCCtgagcctctgctgcagctggcacGGGACAAGGGCTATCGTGTGGCAGGCATGGATGGGGCCGAACCCCCTTGGTGCTCCCAGCGCTTCCCTGTGGTCTATTCCTATATCCAGGACACTTACTGGAATGTGGGCTTCCTGAGGTACTTTGAGCTCAGACAGATCCCAAATTTCTTGCTTGCTCTGCCTGTCACCCTTCTGGGCTTGTGGGCTTCCTGGGCCTACGTCAGCACAaacccctggcactgcctgacTCTTGGTCTAGAGAGGAGTAAGAGTGAAGAGAGGGGAAAGGCGAGTGATGGATTCTGTGGCCCCGCTGCCTTCGTGTACGTGGTCCacggcacagccctgctggtgttcgGATTCTCCTGCATGCACGTGCAG GTGCTGACCCGGTTCCTTGgctcctcctctcccatcctGTACTGGTTCTCAGCTCACCTGCTTCAGGAACACGAACCTTTGCTCTGGAGCACAGGGACTGATAACCCAAAATCTGGGAAGCCTCTTCTTGGTAAATCTCCCCGTTCCTGTGGGAAGGGGACATCGGATAACCCCGTtgtgaggctgctgctgaactGGCGATTGATTACCCCCCTCAGCAAGAGCATCCTGGGGTTCTTCCTGGGCTactggctgctggggctgatcCTGCACTGCAACTTCTTCCCATGGACATAg
- the PIGV gene encoding GPI mannosyltransferase 2 isoform X2 encodes MELWSRADPQLREVVWFSLRCRALALLLQAVFNLLIPDHAADAFSPPRLGARSPWDELLERLLGLAQGVPEPLLQLARDKGYRVAGMDGAEPPWCSQRFPVVYSYIQDTYWNVGFLRYFELRQIPNFLLALPVTLLGLWASWAYVSTNPWHCLTLGLERSKSEERGKASDGFCGPAAFVYVVHGTALLVFGFSCMHVQVLTRFLGSSSPILYWFSAHLLQEHEPLLWSTGTDNPKSGKPLLGKSPRSCGKGTSDNPVVRLLLNWRLITPLSKSILGFFLGYWLLGLILHCNFFPWT; translated from the exons ATGGAGCTGTGGAGCAGGGCAGACCCCCAGCTCCGGGAGGTTGTGTGGTTTTCCCTGCGCTGCCgggccctggcactgctgctgcag GCCGTGTTTAACCTGCTGATCCCGGACCACGCTGCCGACGCCTTCTCCCCTCCTCGCCTGGGTGCTCGGAGCCCTTGGGATGAGCTGCTGGAGCGGCTGCTGG gcctGGCTCAGGGCGTTCCtgagcctctgctgcagctggcacGGGACAAGGGCTATCGTGTGGCAGGCATGGATGGGGCCGAACCCCCTTGGTGCTCCCAGCGCTTCCCTGTGGTCTATTCCTATATCCAGGACACTTACTGGAATGTGGGCTTCCTGAGGTACTTTGAGCTCAGACAGATCCCAAATTTCTTGCTTGCTCTGCCTGTCACCCTTCTGGGCTTGTGGGCTTCCTGGGCCTACGTCAGCACAaacccctggcactgcctgacTCTTGGTCTAGAGAGGAGTAAGAGTGAAGAGAGGGGAAAGGCGAGTGATGGATTCTGTGGCCCCGCTGCCTTCGTGTACGTGGTCCacggcacagccctgctggtgttcgGATTCTCCTGCATGCACGTGCAG GTGCTGACCCGGTTCCTTGgctcctcctctcccatcctGTACTGGTTCTCAGCTCACCTGCTTCAGGAACACGAACCTTTGCTCTGGAGCACAGGGACTGATAACCCAAAATCTGGGAAGCCTCTTCTTGGTAAATCTCCCCGTTCCTGTGGGAAGGGGACATCGGATAACCCCGTtgtgaggctgctgctgaactGGCGATTGATTACCCCCCTCAGCAAGAGCATCCTGGGGTTCTTCCTGGGCTactggctgctggggctgatcCTGCACTGCAACTTCTTCCCATGGACATAg
- the PIGV gene encoding GPI mannosyltransferase 2 isoform X3, which yields MELWSRADPQLREVVWFSLRCRALALLLQVLTRFLGSSSPILYWFSAHLLQEHEPLLWSTGTDNPKSGKPLLGKSPRSCGKGTSDNPVVRLLLNWRLITPLSKSILGFFLGYWLLGLILHCNFFPWT from the exons ATGGAGCTGTGGAGCAGGGCAGACCCCCAGCTCCGGGAGGTTGTGTGGTTTTCCCTGCGCTGCCgggccctggcactgctgctgcag GTGCTGACCCGGTTCCTTGgctcctcctctcccatcctGTACTGGTTCTCAGCTCACCTGCTTCAGGAACACGAACCTTTGCTCTGGAGCACAGGGACTGATAACCCAAAATCTGGGAAGCCTCTTCTTGGTAAATCTCCCCGTTCCTGTGGGAAGGGGACATCGGATAACCCCGTtgtgaggctgctgctgaactGGCGATTGATTACCCCCCTCAGCAAGAGCATCCTGGGGTTCTTCCTGGGCTactggctgctggggctgatcCTGCACTGCAACTTCTTCCCATGGACATAg